One window of the Mycoplasmopsis anatis genome contains the following:
- the rpsE gene encoding 30S ribosomal protein S5 has product MNSNGKPKENRKNCWRNRNKNVTLKKRNTKLAAKNAENNNEKSKINSEKPRRNNLKDKKVNDAFSEFSEKVVDIARVTKVVKGGRRFSFSAFVVVGNKKGRVGYGHGKANEVPDAIKKAIKDAQNNLVDVPLYNGTIPHETNAKFLASKVMLKPAPEGKGLIASGSVRAVAELAGYNNIVTKTYGSRSKTNIVKATVKALKTLRTPEKIAEIRDKDVKELL; this is encoded by the coding sequence TTAAATTCTAATGGAAAACCAAAAGAAAATCGAAAAAACTGTTGAAGAAACAGGAACAAAAATGTAACTCTTAAGAAAAGAAATACAAAACTTGCTGCTAAAAATGCTGAAAACAATAATGAAAAAAGTAAAATTAACTCAGAAAAACCTAGAAGAAATAATTTAAAGGATAAAAAAGTTAATGATGCATTTTCTGAATTTTCAGAAAAAGTTGTTGACATTGCTCGTGTAACAAAAGTTGTAAAAGGTGGAAGAAGATTTAGCTTCTCAGCTTTTGTTGTGGTTGGAAATAAAAAAGGTCGTGTTGGTTATGGACATGGTAAAGCAAACGAAGTTCCTGATGCAATTAAAAAAGCTATTAAGGATGCTCAAAACAACCTTGTTGATGTTCCATTATACAATGGTACTATTCCACATGAAACAAACGCTAAGTTTTTAGCATCAAAAGTTATGTTAAAACCAGCTCCTGAAGGTAAAGGACTTATTGCTTCAGGATCTGTTCGTGCTGTTGCTGAGTTAGCAGGATATAATAACATCGTTACTAAAACATACGGATCGCGTTCAAAAACAAACATTGTTAAAGCTACTGTAAAAGCACTTAAGACATTAAGAACACCTGAAAAAATTGCCGAAATTAGAGATAAAGATGTAAAGGAACTATTATAA
- the rplR gene encoding 50S ribosomal protein L18, with protein sequence MSKLSRNQARKVKHVRLRQHIVGTSSKPRLNVFKSHQNLYAQLIDDSKGVTLTSASTLSNKEYSGNIKAAGELGAVMGQKIVDLGIKEVVFDRGGYIYHGRVKAFAEAVREKGVKF encoded by the coding sequence ATGTCAAAATTATCAAGAAATCAAGCTAGAAAAGTTAAACATGTTCGTTTACGTCAACACATCGTTGGAACTAGTTCTAAACCTCGTTTAAATGTTTTTAAGTCTCACCAAAATTTATATGCTCAATTAATTGATGACTCTAAAGGAGTTACATTAACAAGTGCTTCAACATTATCAAATAAAGAATATAGCGGTAACATTAAAGCTGCTGGTGAATTAGGTGCAGTTATGGGACAAAAAATTGTTGATTTAGGAATAAAAGAAGTTGTGTTTGACCGTGGTGGATATATTTATCATGGTCGTGTTAAAGCATTCGCTGAGGCTGTAAGAGAAAAAGGAGTTAAATTCTAA
- the rplF gene encoding 50S ribosomal protein L6, with translation MSRVGNRVLNIPAGTTVAVNGTLVTVNGKLGKLERQFSPLISVKVEDNQVTTVRANEEKHTKQLHGTTNAHISNMIIGVSKGFQKELAINGVGYKAVYKDNQLHVSAGYSHDVILNVPSDVKVEVPKPTIVIVSGINKQSVGEFAANVRAIRKPNPYSGKGISYKGEKIRRKEGKTASK, from the coding sequence ATGTCTCGTGTTGGAAATAGAGTTCTTAATATTCCAGCTGGAACAACAGTTGCTGTAAATGGAACATTAGTTACAGTAAATGGAAAATTAGGAAAATTAGAAAGACAATTCAGTCCATTAATTTCAGTAAAAGTTGAAGATAATCAAGTTACAACAGTTCGTGCTAATGAAGAAAAACACACAAAACAATTACACGGAACAACCAATGCTCATATATCAAATATGATTATTGGTGTTTCAAAAGGATTCCAAAAAGAATTAGCAATTAATGGTGTTGGGTATAAAGCAGTTTACAAAGATAATCAACTTCATGTTTCTGCTGGTTATTCACATGATGTAATTTTAAATGTTCCATCTGATGTTAAAGTTGAAGTTCCTAAACCTACTATAGTTATTGTTTCAGGAATCAACAAACAATCTGTTGGAGAATTTGCAGCTAATGTTAGAGCAATCAGAAAACCTAATCCATACTCAGGAAAAGGAATCTCATATAAAGGTGAAAAAATTAGACGTAAAGAAGGGAAAACAGCTTCTAAATAA
- the rpsH gene encoding 30S ribosomal protein S8 translates to MFITDPISDMIVRIKNSNQRKHKTVSIPYSNKKAKILDLILAEGYISSYAVEGEGVEKSLVVTLKYKGSQSAIVGIKRISKPGLRVYVKADELPKVLSGYGTAIISTSKGIMTDKTARKENVGGEVIAYIW, encoded by the coding sequence ATGTTTATTACAGATCCTATTTCAGATATGATCGTTCGTATCAAAAATTCTAATCAAAGAAAACATAAAACTGTTTCAATTCCTTACTCAAATAAAAAAGCAAAAATTCTAGACTTAATTTTAGCCGAAGGATACATTTCATCTTATGCAGTGGAAGGTGAAGGTGTTGAAAAATCATTAGTAGTTACATTAAAATATAAAGGTTCACAATCAGCTATTGTAGGGATTAAACGTATTTCAAAACCTGGATTAAGAGTATATGTTAAAGCTGACGAGCTACCTAAAGTATTGTCAGGTTATGGAACAGCAATCATTTCAACTTCAAAAGGAATTATGACTGATAAAACAGCTAGAAAGGAAAATGTTGGTGGTGAAGTTATCGCCTACATTTGATAG
- a CDS encoding type Z 30S ribosomal protein S14, with protein sequence MARKALIEKAKRHPKFSTRAYTRCELCGRPHSVLRKYKICRICFRGLANEGKIPGMKKASW encoded by the coding sequence ATGGCTAGAAAAGCATTAATTGAAAAAGCTAAACGTCACCCTAAATTCTCAACACGTGCATATACACGTTGTGAATTATGTGGACGTCCACATTCAGTTTTAAGAAAATATAAAATTTGTCGTATCTGCTTCAGAGGCTTAGCTAACGAAGGTAAAATTCCAGGTATGAAGAAAGCGAGTTGATAA
- the rplE gene encoding 50S ribosomal protein L5, with protein sequence MNLKQVYLEKAVPALKEKYNYSSIMEVPRIEKIVINMTAGKEVSNSKAIEEVLNELTQITSQKPFQTKAKKSNASWKLREGMPMGGKVTLRRERMWDFLEKLINVAMPRIRDFRGANPKAFDGRGNFALGIKEEIIFPEIEFDKIRRIKGLDVLIVTTAKTNNEARTLLELVGVPFEKKGDK encoded by the coding sequence ATGAATTTAAAACAAGTTTATTTAGAAAAAGCAGTTCCTGCTTTAAAAGAAAAATATAATTACTCATCTATTATGGAAGTTCCAAGAATCGAAAAAATTGTTATTAACATGACAGCTGGTAAAGAAGTTTCTAACTCAAAAGCTATTGAAGAAGTTTTAAATGAATTAACACAAATCACAAGTCAAAAACCATTCCAAACAAAAGCTAAAAAATCTAACGCATCATGAAAATTACGTGAAGGAATGCCTATGGGTGGAAAAGTAACTTTACGTAGAGAAAGAATGTGAGATTTCTTAGAAAAGTTAATCAACGTTGCAATGCCACGTATCCGTGATTTCCGTGGAGCAAACCCTAAAGCATTTGATGGTAGAGGTAACTTTGCTTTAGGAATTAAAGAAGAAATTATTTTCCCTGAAATTGAGTTTGATAAAATTCGTCGTATTAAGGGGCTTGATGTATTAATTGTAACTACTGCAAAAACAAACAATGAAGCTAGAACATTACTAGAATTAGTTGGTGTACCATTTGAGAAAAAAGGAGATAAATAA
- the rplX gene encoding 50S ribosomal protein L24, producing the protein MNKIKFKKGDEVIVIAGKEKGKTGRIEKIDSKKQAVIIKDLNMVTKHNKPSQMNTEGSITNIEAPIHVSNVAYLVKKAGKNSNAQYSKIGFQVNKDGKKVRIAKKTQKEI; encoded by the coding sequence ATGAATAAAATTAAATTTAAAAAAGGTGATGAAGTTATTGTAATTGCTGGTAAAGAAAAAGGTAAAACAGGTAGAATTGAAAAAATAGATTCTAAAAAACAAGCAGTTATTATTAAAGATTTAAATATGGTTACAAAACACAACAAACCATCACAAATGAACACAGAAGGTTCAATCACAAATATCGAAGCTCCAATCCATGTTTCAAATGTAGCGTATTTAGTTAAAAAAGCTGGTAAAAACTCAAATGCTCAATACTCAAAAATTGGATTCCAAGTAAATAAAGATGGTAAAAAAGTAAGAATCGCTAAGAAAACTCAAAAGGAAATTTAA
- the rplN gene encoding 50S ribosomal protein L14, protein MLIELSRANVADNSGAKEIGVIRILGGSKKKVAKIGDIVVCSVKKAIPNGGVKAGQVVKAVVVRSRYGIKRSNGSYIRFDDNAVVLLKEDLSPRGTRVFGPVAREIRERFPKIVSLAPEVL, encoded by the coding sequence ATGTTAATAGAATTATCAAGAGCTAATGTTGCAGATAACTCTGGTGCAAAAGAAATCGGTGTTATTCGTATTTTAGGTGGAAGTAAAAAGAAAGTGGCAAAAATTGGTGATATTGTTGTATGTTCTGTTAAAAAAGCAATTCCTAATGGTGGAGTTAAAGCAGGACAAGTTGTTAAAGCTGTTGTTGTAAGAAGTCGTTATGGAATCAAACGTTCAAACGGTTCATATATTCGTTTTGATGATAATGCTGTTGTTTTACTAAAAGAAGACTTATCACCACGTGGAACACGTGTGTTCGGACCAGTTGCTCGTGAAATACGTGAAAGATTCCCAAAAATCGTTTCACTAGCACCTGAAGTATTATAA
- the rpsQ gene encoding 30S ribosomal protein S17: MERNARKVRVGKVVSAGKSQKTIIVAVDTYKKNTLYSKRYKSTKRFAVHDEKQEAGLNDIVVIMETRPLSKTKHFRLVSIKEKAQTSQGDN; the protein is encoded by the coding sequence ATGGAAAGAAACGCAAGAAAAGTACGTGTTGGTAAAGTAGTTTCTGCAGGTAAAAGTCAAAAAACAATTATTGTTGCAGTTGATACTTACAAGAAAAATACTTTATATTCAAAACGTTATAAATCTACAAAACGTTTTGCGGTACACGATGAAAAACAAGAAGCTGGATTAAACGATATTGTTGTAATCATGGAAACTAGACCACTTTCAAAAACAAAACACTTTAGATTAGTTTCAATCAAAGAAAAAGCCCAAACTTCTCAAGGAGATAATTAA
- the rpmC gene encoding 50S ribosomal protein L29 produces the protein MLYKDIKDKSVEELQKLVNDLKAELWTLKFKNATGSLDQTHKINAMRKDIAKVLTALNEKGAK, from the coding sequence ATGTTATACAAAGATATTAAAGATAAGTCAGTTGAAGAATTACAAAAATTAGTTAATGATTTAAAAGCTGAATTATGAACATTAAAATTCAAAAATGCTACTGGAAGTTTAGATCAAACACACAAAATTAATGCTATGAGAAAAGACATAGCTAAAGTGTTGACAGCTTTAAATGAAAAAGGAGCTAAATAA
- the rplP gene encoding 50S ribosomal protein L16 — translation MLQPKRTKYRKPFLQKHDKRRAQKGNTVAFGEFGLQAVTSAWVDARQIESARIAITRRMGREGQVIIRIFPHFAKTSKPIGLRMGSGKGSPEKWYTAVKVNTMMFEVSGVKEEIAREALRLGGHKLPVKWRIVAKTQGEE, via the coding sequence ATGCTTCAACCAAAGAGAACTAAATATCGTAAACCATTCTTACAAAAACACGATAAAAGACGTGCTCAAAAAGGTAACACAGTTGCTTTTGGAGAATTTGGTTTACAAGCAGTTACAAGTGCTTGAGTAGATGCACGTCAAATCGAAAGTGCTCGTATTGCTATTACAAGACGTATGGGACGTGAAGGGCAAGTTATTATTAGAATTTTCCCTCACTTTGCTAAAACTTCTAAACCTATTGGGTTACGTATGGGATCAGGAAAAGGATCACCAGAAAAATGATATACAGCAGTTAAAGTTAATACAATGATGTTTGAAGTAAGTGGAGTTAAAGAAGAAATAGCTCGTGAAGCTCTTCGTCTTGGAGGACACAAATTACCAGTTAAATGAAGAATAGTAGCTAAAACACAAGGAGAAGAATAA
- the rpsC gene encoding 30S ribosomal protein S3, translating into MGQKVNPNGFRYGVTKAHNTTWYEDKKDFGSKLVEDAKIYNFFDALVRQYQIGQVEVRRTQDNKVTVIVHTAKPAAMLGQEGKNIAELTVKLTKSIKNKNLNVNIQVVELKKPDLNARLLAESIAIKLENRESFRTAQKMAIRNAMRSGAKGIKTAVSGRLNGVDMARTEGYSEGEMKLHTLRQNVDYATATARTTYGAIGVKVWVSLGEILEGDNK; encoded by the coding sequence ATGGGACAAAAAGTTAATCCAAACGGATTCCGTTATGGAGTTACTAAAGCACACAACACAACATGATATGAAGACAAAAAAGACTTCGGTTCAAAACTTGTTGAAGATGCTAAAATTTACAATTTCTTTGATGCTTTAGTGCGTCAATACCAAATTGGACAAGTAGAAGTTAGAAGAACTCAAGACAACAAAGTAACTGTTATTGTACATACAGCTAAACCAGCAGCAATGTTAGGACAAGAAGGTAAAAATATTGCTGAGTTAACAGTTAAATTAACAAAATCAATTAAAAACAAAAACCTAAATGTAAATATTCAAGTTGTAGAACTTAAAAAACCTGATTTAAATGCTAGATTACTTGCTGAGTCAATTGCAATTAAGTTAGAAAATCGTGAATCATTCCGTACAGCACAAAAAATGGCTATTAGAAATGCAATGCGTTCAGGAGCGAAAGGAATAAAAACCGCTGTTAGTGGTCGTTTAAATGGTGTTGACATGGCCCGTACTGAAGGATATTCAGAGGGAGAAATGAAACTTCATACATTAAGACAAAATGTTGATTATGCTACAGCAACAGCTCGTACAACATACGGAGCTATTGGTGTTAAAGTTTGAGTTTCATTAGGAGAAATTTTGGAAGGAGATAACAAATAA
- the rplV gene encoding 50S ribosomal protein L22, translating to MDKVQAVAHVKMQRVSARKARLVADLFRGKDVREALGILYNTNKKASPLFIKLIQSAIANATNNHGMDASKLFVKEVLVNEGPTLKRFQPRSQGRAYSIFKRTSHLTVKLEERN from the coding sequence ATGGATAAAGTACAAGCAGTAGCACACGTTAAAATGCAACGTGTAAGTGCTCGTAAAGCTCGTTTAGTTGCTGATTTATTCAGAGGAAAAGACGTAAGAGAAGCACTTGGTATTTTATATAATACAAATAAAAAAGCATCTCCTTTATTTATTAAATTAATCCAATCAGCAATTGCTAATGCAACTAACAATCATGGAATGGACGCATCAAAATTATTTGTTAAAGAAGTTTTAGTTAATGAAGGGCCAACTCTAAAGAGATTTCAACCTAGATCTCAAGGAAGAGCATATTCTATTTTCAAACGTACATCACACTTAACAGTTAAATTAGAGGAGAGAAACTAA
- the rpsS gene encoding 30S ribosomal protein S19 — translation MARSLKKGPFADDHLLKKVDAIVEGKAPKKPIKTWSRRSTIFPHFVGLTFQVHNGKQFIDVYVTDDMVGHKLGEFSPTRTYTGHGADKGKKK, via the coding sequence ATGGCACGTAGTCTTAAAAAAGGACCTTTCGCTGATGATCATTTACTTAAAAAAGTAGATGCTATAGTTGAAGGTAAAGCACCTAAAAAACCTATTAAAACTTGATCAAGACGTTCTACAATTTTCCCACATTTTGTAGGGTTAACATTCCAAGTACATAACGGTAAACAATTTATTGATGTGTACGTAACAGATGATATGGTTGGACACAAATTGGGAGAGTTTTCACCAACTCGTACATACACCGGACATGGTGCAGATAAAGGGAAGAAAAAATAA
- the rplB gene encoding 50S ribosomal protein L2, with amino-acid sequence MAIKYYKPTTNGRRNMSILDYRQNLSGHAPEKSLMVILKNNAGRNNQGKITVRHHGGRVKRYYRIIDFKRNKDNIPAIVKTIEYDPNRSANICLLAYADGEKRYILAPKGIKVGQTVVSGENADIIIGNSLPLSNIPEGTFIHNIEMQPGGGGIIARSAGTSAQILGKDDDGKYVVLRLKSGETRRVLARCRATIGFVGNEEHLLVNIGKAGKNRHMGVRPTVRGSVMNPVDHPHGGGEGKQPVGRKAPLTPWGKKALGVKTRKTKKSSNKLIIRRRKDAK; translated from the coding sequence ATGGCTATTAAATACTATAAGCCAACAACCAATGGTCGTCGTAATATGTCAATTCTCGACTACAGACAAAACTTAAGTGGTCATGCGCCTGAAAAATCATTAATGGTGATTTTAAAAAATAATGCAGGACGTAATAACCAAGGTAAAATTACAGTTCGTCACCATGGTGGTCGTGTAAAAAGATATTACAGAATCATTGATTTTAAACGTAATAAAGACAATATCCCAGCTATTGTTAAAACAATTGAATACGATCCAAACAGATCAGCAAATATTTGTTTATTAGCGTATGCTGATGGAGAAAAAAGATATATATTAGCACCTAAAGGGATTAAAGTAGGACAAACAGTTGTCTCGGGTGAAAATGCTGATATTATTATTGGTAATTCACTTCCATTAAGTAATATTCCTGAAGGTACATTTATTCATAACATTGAAATGCAACCAGGAGGTGGAGGTATCATCGCTCGTAGTGCTGGTACTTCTGCACAAATTTTAGGTAAAGATGATGATGGTAAATACGTAGTTTTAAGATTGAAATCTGGTGAAACAAGACGTGTTTTAGCTCGTTGTCGTGCAACAATTGGTTTTGTTGGTAATGAAGAACACTTATTAGTAAATATTGGTAAAGCTGGTAAAAATAGACACATGGGGGTTAGACCTACAGTTCGTGGATCAGTAATGAACCCTGTAGACCACCCACATGGAGGGGGAGAAGGAAAACAACCTGTTGGACGTAAAGCTCCTCTTACACCTTGAGGTAAAAAAGCTCTTGGAGTTAAAACTAGAAAAACTAAGAAATCTTCAAACAAATTAATTATTAGAAGAAGAAAGGATGCTAAATAA
- the rplW gene encoding 50S ribosomal protein L23 has product MQLTDIIRRPIITEKSNAQTFANNSYSFEVAYNANKFQIARAIEIIFQVKVEKVNTMKFEKQPKNIGRYHGFTNRYKKAIVKLAEGYSINFYPTDEVKTEDKEEKAKKANKKEVSDVEKRAAEKIAAKKANANVKNATKTATKSNVKKTTTTRKVGGE; this is encoded by the coding sequence ATGCAATTAACAGATATTATTAGAAGACCTATAATTACTGAAAAAAGTAATGCTCAAACATTTGCAAATAATTCATATTCATTTGAAGTTGCATATAATGCAAATAAATTTCAAATTGCTAGAGCAATCGAAATTATTTTTCAAGTAAAAGTTGAAAAAGTTAACACAATGAAATTTGAAAAACAACCAAAAAACATTGGACGTTACCACGGATTTACAAACCGTTACAAAAAAGCGATTGTAAAATTGGCTGAAGGTTATTCAATTAACTTCTATCCAACTGATGAAGTTAAGACAGAAGATAAAGAAGAAAAAGCTAAAAAAGCAAATAAAAAAGAAGTTTCTGATGTTGAAAAAAGAGCTGCAGAAAAAATCGCTGCTAAAAAAGCAAACGCTAATGTTAAAAACGCAACAAAAACAGCTACAAAATCTAATGTTAAAAAAACAACAACAACTAGAAAAGTTGGTGGTGAATAG